A genome region from Trichosurus vulpecula isolate mTriVul1 chromosome 5, mTriVul1.pri, whole genome shotgun sequence includes the following:
- the LOC118850976 gene encoding olfactory receptor 10AC1-like: protein MEGPWNETEISPGFFLQGFSEFPHLQPFLFVLLLVVHLATLSGNLVILVSVASVASRPPMLLFLCQLSAIELCYTLVVVPRCLADLARGQNRGSPISFVGCAVQMQMFVALGGAECFLLAAMAYDRYVAICHPLRYPAMMTTGLCGRLAISCCLGGLVVSLFLTVAIFRMPFCGSHLLIHFFCDVTALLHLACTRSYVEELPFLGACIVLLLVPSFLILTSYGAIVGALRRLHSSGGRRKAASTCASHLAVTLLHYGCATFMYARPKTSYAPKRDRTLALVYTNVTPLLYPLIYSFRNREVTTAIHRVLRLKGDGHSLVTR, encoded by the coding sequence ATGGAGGGTCCGTGGAATGAAACAGAGAtatctcctggcttctttctacaaggtttctctgaattccctcACCTACAGCCTTTCCTCTTTGTGCTCCTGTTAGTCGTACACTTGGCCACCCTGAGTGGAAACCTGGTCATCCTTGTGTCTGTGGCCTCAGTTGCCAGTCGCCCCCCAATGTTGCTCTTCCTGTGCCAGCTGTCAGCTATTGAGCTCTGCTATACATTGGTAGTAGTGCCTCGCTGCCTAGCTGACCTGGCCAGGGGCCAAAACCGGGGCAGCCCCATCTCGTTTGTGGGCTGTGCAGTGCAAATGCAGATGTTTGTGGCCCTTGGAGGAGCCGAGTGTTTCCTACTAGCAGCCATGGCCTATGACCGCTATGTGGCCATCTGCCACCCTCTGCGCTACCCAGCCATGATGACTACGGGACTCTGTGGGAGGCTGGCTATAAGCTGCTGCCTTGGGGGACTGGTGGTCTCCCTGTTTCTCACAGTGGCGATCTTTCGAATGCCTTTCTGTGGCTCCCACTTGTTGATTCACTTCTTCTGTGATGTCACTGCCCTGCTGCACCTTGCCTGTACCCGCAGCTATGTGGAGGAACTGCCTTTTCTTGGGGCCTGCATTGTGCTGTTATTGGTGCCCTCTTTCCTGATCCTGACTTCCTACGGCGCCATTGTGGGTGCCCTGAGACGCCTGCATTCATCTGGGGGCCGCAGGAAGGCTGCATCCACTTGTGCCTCCCACCTGGCAGTGACTCTGCTGCACTATGGCTGTGCCACCTTCATGTATGCACGACCCAAGACCAGTTATGCCCCAAAGCGGGACCGGACACTGGCACTTGTCTATACCAATGTGACACCCCTACTTTACCCACTCATCTACAGTTTCCGTAATCGGGAAGTCACCACAGCCATACACAGGGTACTGAGGTTGAAAGGAGATGGCCACTCCCTGGTTACTAGGTGA